The following is a genomic window from Nymphaea colorata isolate Beijing-Zhang1983 chromosome 3, ASM883128v2, whole genome shotgun sequence.
atcttcataggtagGGGGATCTCTTGGCAGTCATGAGAACACATCACCAGATTTAGTTGACCGTACATCATTTAGGGTTTGCCAAATCAATCCAATCACATATCTCTTTGACTAATAGCATCAGGAAACtgaaaactttaatttattCCCGCGCTCTAGTCCACAGAACAGTGACCATCTTGTGGATCCATGGATGGTCCCTTCGCCTATGTCTCAGCCACAAAGGTAGGGCACGGAAATTGAATTTCCGTGGTTGGCAATGGACATCCTGGTTTTCAGCCAACGTGATGCCTAGAAAAGTTGTCGTCcagaaaaaaaactgaaacaagaCAAAATGATTCTCAGCTCTGCAAAGCGAAGTAAATAAAAGCGaagtaaagtaaaaaaaaatctcacgTCAGGTTTTCTTGAGTATAATATGAccgaaattaagaaaaattaaaaaatacgacaatctttgaaaaaattaaaagcaactaaaattagaaaaaaaataaaatcaatgagaaaataataagatttgcaataaataaacattaaaaaataaacgaCAAGTAGTTTCgtgtataaaaatgaaaaaaatttaaaaaatgcgatgaaaaaaagtgttttttttacttttttttttttgttttggcgtTTTTTGTTAATGGtgttcttttttaagttttaaatgggtAACTTATTTATCGCcctttttttgcgtttttttatttctatggTGCAAAGGCATACCTTTATGCGGTATCTGCTATTGTAAGGACATGCATTCACCTTAACTTGCTGATGTGATTTATCAATCTCCAGACACCTTTGACCGTCTTTTGCAAGTTTGAATGCTGGAATAAATGAAAGAGGAGGTTGGTCCACTTGGGCATTACGGATAAACGGTGAAATTCAAAGAGGAGTTCCAAGGCCATCGCTATATATAGGGCCTTCTCTGGCTTGAACAAGTCATGCCTGGTCTGCTCTTGAAGACAGAGCATCCTTTTGCCCCTTTGCTTCATTGCATTCTCTTTCCGCAACTGTAATAGGACTGCCACCTGATAGAGGATCATCAGCAGTACTCAGTTGTAAAGGGGAAGAAAatgcggagagagagagacccactTGTTGTTGGTAGAGTTGTAGGTGATGTCTTAGATCCATTCAATAGGTCTATAGCTCTAAGAGTTTCATATAAATCGAGGGAAGTGACCAACGGTTGTGATTTCAGGCCTTCGGTTGTGGTTAACCAGCCAAGGGTTGCCATTGGAGGGGATGACCTGAGGGTCTTCTACACACTGGTACTGTCACCTTCAACATATCTACGTATCTTAACGTTCTTTCTGATCTCTAGTGCACCTTCATACTGCATGCGGTGCTGATATATTTTATGCTTCATTGATCTACTTCCTTCCTCAGATCATGGTTGATCCTGATGCGCCAAGTCCTAGCGACCCCACTCTCAGAGAATATTTGCACTGGTGGGCAGTCGTTATTTTCTTGTCTTTGGCaccaaaaatctctctctcgATTCTAATTTTGTCGTTGTATCTGCTTATTAGGATGGTAACCGACATTCCAGCAACCACTGGCACAGCGTTTGGTAAGCAACAGCAACACAGATTCCCTACACAACTGTAGTTGTAATATACAGCGGCTGCTGGTGTTCTAATCCAAATTTAAGAACGTAGCTGCCATTTTCTTCACTGCCCATGAAGTTTTACTTCCCTTTGTTTCAGGCCAAGAGATTGTCTGCTACGAGCAACCGAGGCCGACGGTCGGGATCCACCGCTTCATCTTCGTGTTGTTCCAGCAGCTAGGCCGCCAGACGGTGTTCGCGCCTTGCTGGCGCCAGAACTTCCGCACGAGGGCTTTCGCCGAGCAGTACAACCTGGGCTTGCCCGTGGCTGCTGTTTACTTCAACTGCCAGCGGGAGTCAGGTTGTGGGGGAAGAAGATGGTGATTACCTGCAACCGGCCGATAGCTTCTTAGCTTGGGCACCGCTCTGTTATGAAGCTTCTTATATCATGCATCTATTCCACTCTACATTCGGTAGAGCTTCAAGGACTCATTTTATTTGTAACCGTCGCAGGCGAGGTCTTCTTGCCCGGCTAATTTGCTTTGCTTTGCAGGAATTGAGATGAAAGGTCGATCGAGAGTCGTCCTGTGAATCTTCTTTCTGAATCGAACTATGATTGTAGTAAGACTACTATTGTGTGCAATAAAGCTAACTTTTGCCTTCATTTGGGAAGCCATGTTCGTACCTCAGTACAGCTTAGTTGGTGCCCCATGTGCTTGGATGGAGGACATTGGATCATGAGAGCCTTAGTTGAGCGAATGCCTCATGGATCCCACTCTTTAATTTAATacttggatcttggatctgaGGGTCAAGTTATATGATGCAGCCCCACAAAGCCCCCGAGTGACTACCCAACCGATCTAGGTAGACTTGGgtgttaaatatatatatttagtgcttcgtagaaaaaaaaaaaaaaaaaaaaaaaaaaaaaaaaaactttctgaCTCCACCCTTGATTGGTAGCCGTTCAAAATTCCTTGCATACTTTCAACAAGTGAATGATACTTTTGCCGTGAATGGTTTAGGAAATCTACACTATATTTTGAGAATTCAAGCTCAACGCAATGATTCGGGCCTCTTTTAAACCAACACCGGTATGCGATGGACATTTTGGGGACAACACAAATGCTGCCGCTCGTGTAAGCCAAAAGTCATGCCTATGGTCGCAAACGTTTCTAGATTGGGGAGTACATATGAAGCTTATTCAAATGTTGTATCATAGTTTGGTTGGAGCTCCACAATACTTAAACCTTTCTGTGACTAGATATTACCTATATTGTTAATTATGTTTTCCAATTTATTCATGTTCCCACCTCAATGCGGTGTTTCCAGTTAATCAAAAGAATTATTTGTTACATTGATGGCACTATTATCGCATGCATGAGATGCAGTTATATAAATCCAAACAACTATCTTTTTGAGCTTATTGAGAAGCCGATTGGGCAGGATGCATGCCCCGACACTAGTAGTTCTACAACATGCTATTATACTCTTTCATAACTCCAAATTACATTCATTGGACCTCTAAAAACCTGAATCTGGTTATATGTGTTATACGGATGCATGAATTTTCATGGGTCAGTATAGTTGAGGGTTAAAATACCTTTAGTttacactgaaaaaaaaaaaaaaaaactttttgtaaagacaaaattaaaaatgaaaaaaaataaaaagattat
Proteins encoded in this region:
- the LOC116250672 gene encoding protein FLOWERING LOCUS T-like isoform X2: MRRERDPLVVGRVVGDVLDPFNRSIALRVSYKSREVTNGCDFRPSVVVNQPRVAIGGDDLRVFYTLIMVDPDAPSPSDPTLREYLHWMVTDIPATTGTAFGQEIVCYEQPRPTVGIHRFIFVLFQQLGRQTVFAPCWRQNFRTRAFAEQYNLGLPVAAVYFNCQRESGCGGRRW
- the LOC116250672 gene encoding protein FLOWERING LOCUS T-like isoform X1 — its product is MRCSLSSDPLVVGRVVGDVLDPFNRSIALRVSYKSREVTNGCDFRPSVVVNQPRVAIGGDDLRVFYTLIMVDPDAPSPSDPTLREYLHWMVTDIPATTGTAFGQEIVCYEQPRPTVGIHRFIFVLFQQLGRQTVFAPCWRQNFRTRAFAEQYNLGLPVAAVYFNCQRESGCGGRRW